A region from the Palaemon carinicauda isolate YSFRI2023 chromosome 16, ASM3689809v2, whole genome shotgun sequence genome encodes:
- the LOC137655463 gene encoding uncharacterized protein codes for MPSIVKALQEVLSMISYYHCFLPALSANFDTLYTSCKDKPKYPKGIPLQEAAFCSLKNALSIAAALTFPVQLGPLFSPTVTSNFAISAVLEQVVNGSPRWHPATLPLTVSFLAVHLPACHFCHFLEGIPFINHMDHMLLMHAFTQQYNALVTRQR; via the coding sequence atgccctcgatcgtcaaagcacttcaagaagtcttgagtatgatcagctattatcactgtttcctgccagcacTCTCTGCTAATTTTGACACCCTCTACACTTCCTGCAAAGACAAGCCTAAATACCCGAAGGGtattccccttcaagaagcagccttctgtagtttaaagaatgctttatcaattgctgctgctctcacttttcctgtgcaacTCGGCCCTCTCTTTTCTCCCACAGTTACCAGTAActtcgctattagtgcagtactagagcaggtggtcaacggctcacccagATGgcatccggctactctacctttgaccgtgaGTTTTTTGGCGGTACACTTACCTGCCTGTCATTTTtgtcacttcttggaaggtatacCCTTCATCAATCACATGGACCACATGCTtttgatgcacgccttcactcaacagtacAATGCCTTGGtcacccgtcaacgctga